The window CCGGCCGGGGCCGCTGCCCGAGTCCCTCGAAGTCGTACAACTTGCCGTGGTGGGACGGGAACTCGTCCGGCCCGAGCGCGGCCCGCAGGGCGTCGACGCACTCGTCGAGCACGGCCCCTCGCCGCTCGAAGTCCACCCCCAGCGCCTCGAACTCCTCCTGTACGTGCCCCGCGCCGACCCCGAGGATCAGGCGCCCCCCGCTCAGGTGGTCGAGGGTCGCGTACTGCTTGGCGGTGGCGAGGGGATGCCGCAGCCCGACGACCGCGACATGGCTGAGCAGCCGCACCCGCTCGGTGACCGAGGCCAGGAAGGCGAGGGTGGCGACCGGGTCGTACCAGACGGTGCTCATCGCGGAGGCGAGCCGCCTCGGTATCGCGACGTGGTCGCAGCTCGCGAGATACGCGAAGCCGGAGACGTCGGCGGCCCGGGCGATCTCCACGAGATCCCCCGGCCCGGCGTCGGCCTCCCACGCCTCGGCGTAGAGGGTGCTCTGCGACTGGACCGGGAGCTGCATCCCGTAGCTGAAGGGCGCGTCGCCGGGAGGGGCGTCGCCAGGGGGCGCGTTCACCGGGCACCGCCCGGTCCGGCCCACAGCCCGTCCCGCGTCAGCCCCAGCAGCTCGATCGCGTTGCGGCGGACGATCCGGTCGACGACGTCCGCGTCCAGGTGGCCCATCTGGGCCTCGCCGACCTCACGCGACTTGGGCCAGGTGGAGTCGGAGTGGGGGTAGTCGGTCTCGTACAGGACGTTCCCTACGCCGATGGCGTCCAGGTTCTTCAGGCCGAAGGCGTCGTCGAAGAAGCAGCCGTAGACGTGCTCGGTGAACAGTTCGGACGGCGGGCGGTGGACCTTGTCGGCGACGCCGCCCCAGCCGCGGTTCTCCTCCCAGACCACGTCGGCGCGCTCCAGGATGTAGGGGATCCAGCCGATCTGGCCCTCCGCGTACATGACCTTGAGGTTCGGGAAGCGTTCGAACTTGCCGCTCATCAGCCAGTCGACCATCGAGAAGCAGCAGTTGGCGAAGGTGATGGTGGAGCCGACGGCGGGCGGGGCGTCGGCGGATGTGGAGGGCATCCGGCTGCTCGACCCGATGTGCATGGCGATGACGGTGCCCGTCTCGTCGCAGGCCGCGAAGAACGGATCCCAGTCGTCCGTGTGAACGGACGGCAGTCCGAGGTGCGGAGGTATCTCGGAGAAGGCGACGGCCCGCACCCCGCGGGCGGCGTTGCGCCGGACCTCCCGCGCGGCGAGTTCCGCGTCCCACAGCGGTATGAGGGTGAGCGGTATCAGCCGGCCCCGGGCGTCGGGCCCGCACCACTCGTCGACCATCCAGTCGTTGTAGGCGCGCACCGAGAGGAGCCCCAGCTCGCGGTCCTTGGCCTCGGTGAAGGTCTGGCCGCAGAAGCGCGGGAACGTGGGGAAGCAGAGGGCGGACTGGACGTGGTTGACGTCCATGTCGGCGAGGCGCTGCGGGACGTCGTACGAGCCCGGGCGCATCTGCTCGTACGTGATCACTTCGAGTTTGATCTCGTCCCGGTCGTATCCGACGGCGGTGTCGAGACGGGTGAGGGGGCGGTGCAGGTCCTCGTACACCCACCAGTCGCCGATCGGGCCGTCGTCGCCGGGGCTGCCCATGACGGGGGCGAACTTGCCGCCCAGGAAGGTCATTTCCTTCAGGGGGGCGCGCACGACGCGGGGTCCCTGGTCCTGGTACTTCGACGGGAGCCGGTCCCGCCAGACGTCGGGAGGTTCCACCGTGTGGTCGTCCACCGAGATGATCTTCGGGAAGGTCTCCATACGTTGTACGGTAGCGCCGATCTGACGGGGCGTCAGCTCTCTGGAGGGCGGTCTCTGGAATGCGGAAGTCGCATCGTGAGGTTGCGAGGACGGGGTGTGGGCCCTGTGAGAGGTTGCGCGAGTTGGCACGGCGTCCTGTGATCGGCACCTCCCACGGCTGACGCATCCGCCATGGACAAGGCAAACTGGCGTGGTTGTCATGACGGTTCGGCAGGGGGACAGCGATGGACGGTGTACCGCGAGTACCGGAGCAGCGGCGTCCCGAGGAATCGGCGAGCCTCCGCTTCAGCGTGCTCGGCCCGGTGCGCGCCTGGCGTGGGGCGGATTCCTTGCCCACGGGATCCCCCCAGCAACGCGCGCTGCTGGCGGCCCTGCTGCTCCGCGAGGGCCGCACGGCCACGGCGGGCGAGCTGATCGACGCCCTGTGGGGCGAGGAGCCGCCCTCCCAGGCGCTGGCGGCACTGCGCACGTACGCGTCCCGGCTCCGGAAGGTGCTGGACCCCGACGTCCTGGTCAGCGATGCGGGCGGGTACGCGATCCGCTCCCTCCACGACGGGGCGCTGGACCTGGCCGTCGCCCAGGAGCTGGCCACCGACGCCGAGAAGGCGAGGAACTCGTGTGACCTGTGTCACGCCCGTGCTCTCCTCAACAAGGCACTGAACCTGTGGGACGGGGAGGCGCTGGCGAGCGTCCCCGGCCCGTACGCGGAGACACAGCGCACGCGCCTCGAGGAATGGCGGCTCCAACTGCTGGAGTCACGCCTGGACATGGACCTCGAACAGGGCTGCCACGCGGAGGCCGTCTCCGAGCTGACGGCCCTGACCGCCACCCACCCCCTGAGGGAGCGGCTGCGTGAGCTGCTGATGCTCGCGCTGTACCGCTCGGGCCGGCAGGCGGAGGCCCTCGCGGCGTACGCGGACACCCGGCGGCTGCTGGCGGACGAGCTGGGCGTGGACCCGCGCCCCGGCCTCCAGGAACTCCAGCAGCGCATCCTTCAGGCGGACCCGGGGCTGGCGGAACCCTCGGCCCCACTGGTCCCGGAGACCGCGGCCACCCCGGTGCGTCCGGCCCAACTGCCCGCGACGGTCCCGGACTTCACCGGCCGGGCGTCCTTCGTGTCCGAGCTGAGCGAGGTGCTCTCGGCGGCGTCGGCGGCCGAGGGCCGGGTGATGGCGGTGTCGGCGCTGGCGGGCATCGGCGGCGTGGGCAAGACGACGCTGGCCGTGCATGTCGCGCACCGGGCGCGGGCCGCCTTCCCTGACGGGCAGCTGTACGTGGATCTGCAGGGAGCCGGCGGGCGGGCGGCCGAACCGGAGACGGTACTGGGCGCCTTCCTGCGCGCCCTGGGCACCGCGGACTCGGCCATCCCGGACTCCCTGGAGGAGCGGGCGGCCCTGTACCGCTCGACCCTGGACGGCCTGCGGGTCCTGGTGCTGCTGGACAACGCCCGGGACGCCGCCCAGGTCCGCCCGCTGCTGCCCGGGACGGAGGGGTGCGCGGCGCTCGTGACGTCGCGGGTGCGGATGGTCGACCTGGCCGGCGCGCACCTGGTCGACCTGGACGTGATGTCACCGGAGGAGGCACTCCAGCTCTTCACGAAGATCGTGGGCGCGGAGCGCGTGGCATCGGAACGCCAGTCGGCGCTGGACGTGGTGGCGGCCTGCGGTTTCCTGCCACTGGCGATCAGGATCGCCGCCTCCCGGCTGGCGGCCCGGCGCACCTGGACGGTCTCGGTACTGGCGGCGAAGCTCGCGGACGAGCGGCGGCGCCTGGACGAGCTGCAGGCCGGCGACCTGGCTGTGAAGGCCACCTTCGAGCTGGGCTACGGGCAGTTGGAGCCCGCCCAGGCACGGGCCTTCCGGCTGCTGGGGCTCGCGGACGGTCCGGACATCTCCCTCGCGGCGGCCGCCGCCGTCCTCGACCTCTCGACGGAGGACACCGAGGACGTACTGGAGTCGCTCGTCGACACCTCGCTGCTGGAGTCGGCGGCGCCCGGCCGCTACCGGTACCACGATCTGGTCCGGCTCTACGCGCGTGCGTGCGCCGAGCGGGACGAACAGCCGCCCGGGGAGCGGGCCGCCGCGATGTCCCGGCTGCTCGACTTCTACCTGGCCACGGCCTCGGGGGTCTACGCCATCGAGCGGCCGGGCGACCTGCTGGTGGACCACCTGGAGACGACGGAGTACCCGGGGCTGCGGTTCACCGAGGGCGGCGCCGCCCTCGACTGGCTCTACACGGAGGCTTCGCCGCTGCTGGCGTGCGTACGGCAGTCGGCGGGTACGGAGTTGCTGCCGCGGGCGGTGGACCTGCTGTGGGCCGCCAAGGACCTCACCGAGTCGGGGGCCAACTCCCACCAGTACGAGACGACGGCCAGGGCGATGTGCGACGCCACCCGGGCCGCCGGGGACGCCCGCGCGGAGGGCAGGGCGCGCACCACGCTCACCAACGTCCTGCTGGTCTCCGGCCGCATCCAGCAGGCCGCCGAACAGGCGCAGCTCGCCATGGACCTCGCCGCCACCGCCCGGGACGCCATGGCCATGAGCTGGGCGGCCAACGACCGGGGGCTCACCTTCCTCCACCAGGAACAGTTCGCGAGCGGCAAGCCGTACTTCGAGCGGTCCATCGAGGGGTACGGCGCGATCGGCAACCGTCCGCTCGAAGCGCTCAGCCTGTGCAACCTGTCCCGCGCCCACCTGGGCATGGGCAACATCACCATGGCGGTGGAGATCGCGCAGCGCGCCCTCGCGACGTACCTGGAGATCGGCCAGACCCTGCGCCTCGCCAACGGCCACTTCACGCTGGGCATCGCGCTGACGAGGGCCGGCCGGCATTCCGAGGCGCTCAGCCAGTTCTCCGACGCGCTGTCCGTGTTCGGCAGCCACCGGCAGCGGCTCTGGGAGGGGACCACCAACTTCCGGATGGCCGAGGCGCACCTGGCGGCCCGCCGGCCCGCGCAGGCGGCCCAGCACGCCGAGCAGGCCCTCGCGCTCGGCTGCATCGGCGGCGACCGGATGCAGGGCATCGTCCTGACACTCCTGGGCCGGGCGCTCACCATGCTGGGGCAGGTGGACCGGGCCAGGGCCTGCTGGCGCGAGGCGCTCAACCTGCTCGAACAGAACGGCGGCGCGGTGCAGGCCGAGGAGGTCAGGGCGTTGCTCACGCCCGCCAAGGCGGCGTGAGCGGCGGCCTTTCGACCGGGTTGACGCGGACGTTCAGCATTCGTTTATCGCCGACCGGCACTCTCATACCTGTCACACCGTCGCGTCGGGGGGCAGACGGTCTGACCAGGAGCCCAACCGGTTAGTGTGCGGCTCCGAACGCCCGTCCAGCGGCCCTCGGGGGAGTTTCTGGGCGGGCGTTCCTCACTCGTCACCACAACGGAGGGACCCGAGCCCATGAGCGACCAGAAGAGGGACGCGGACTTCACCACGCAGGACAACGGGATGCCGACACCACCGGCCAAGGACCCCGTCGTCAAGCCGCTCGACAACGGGATGCCGACTCCGCCGCAGGACCCGGAGGTCGCCCCGCTGGACAACGGCATGCCGAGCGAGCCCGCGAAGAACGAGCTGCGGACCATGGACAACGGCATGCCCGCTCCGCCCGCCCTGGACCTCGACGGCGGCAAGTAGAGACCTTTCTCCCGACGGGGATCGGCCGCGGTGGCCCGGAGGGGGAGCCACCGCGGCCGAGGTCTGTCCGGGGCACGGTTCGCTGGCGACACTTGTTGTCCGGAAGTCCCCTCCCCACCGGAGCCGACATGACCCGTACCAAGAAGATCCTCACCACGATCACCCTGATAGTCGGCGTCACCGTCGCGGCCGCGAGCCCGGCACTCGCCGACAACTCGATGCCCGCGCCTCCGCCGGACAACTCGATGCCCGTGACCGCGCCGGGCAACCCCACGCCGTAAGGCAGCACCCCGATGGGGCCGAGCCTCACCAGGCTCGGCCCCATCGGCATGCGCGGCCGCAGCCGGCCCGGCTTCTCAGGCGCAGAGTTCGCCGTCGATCAGGTCGCTCTGGGCCTGCTCGGTGGACAGGTCGGACGCGCCGTCGCCGGTCGCGTGCAGGACCACCACCCGGCGGCCGTCCGGGCTGATGCCGTTGCGGGTGGTGGAGCCGGGGAGGTCGCCCGCGTGGCTGTAGTAGGAGCCGCCGCAGGTCAGCGGGACCCGCATCAGGCCGAGGCCGTAACTCGCGCCGGGCCACACGACGTCCAGGTCCGGGGTCCGTACGGTCGTCTTCATCTCCTTCAGTTCCGCGGAGCGCAGCAACCTGCCGCCCAGGAGCGCCTGGTAGAAGCGGGTCAGGTCGGCCGTCGTACCGATCACGGCGCCGGCAGCACCCGCCGCGGAGGGGTTGAAGACGGTGGTGTCGATCGTCGGCCCGGTCTTCCCGAAGTCGGAGTAGCCGTGCAGGTGGCGGCCGGGTATCCGGGTGTCCGTGGTCGGCGCGGAGGTGTCGCGCAGGCCCAGCGGGCGGATGATGCGCTTGGTGACCTGCTGCTCCCAGCTGTGCCCGGTGACCTTCTCGATGATCATCCCGGCGAGGATGTAGTTGGTGTTGGAGTACGACCACTTGTCGCCGGGCTCGAACTCCGGGGCGTGCCGCATCGCGATGCCGACCAACTGCTCCGGGGTCCAGGTGGTGTAGCGGCCCGCCTGGTAGGCGTCCACGCTGGTCAACGGGGCGAAGTCCGCGGTGTAGTTGAACAGTCCGCTGGTGTGCTGGAGCAGCTGCCGCACGGTGATCCGGCTGCCGTCGTTGCCGTTGCCGGACACGACTCCCGGCAGCCAGTGCTCCACGGAGTCGTCCAGCGACAGGCGTCCCTCACCGACGAGTTGCAGCACCACCGTGGCGACGAACGTCTTGCTGGCGCTGGCCATCCGGAACCGGTCGCCGGAGCGGGCGGCGGCGCCGGTGGCCTTGTCGGCCACCCCGGCGTTGGCGTACCGGGAGCCCCGCGGACCCGTCGACTGGGCCACGACACCGACGGTCCCGGTCCTGAGGATCGCGTTCACGTCGGCCTGGAGCGCCTTGTCGTGCGTCTTGCCGTGCGTCTTGTTCAGCGTCGGCTTCGCCGCCTGCCCCGTCGCGCCCGCCGCGGGCAGGGTCAGTCCGATACCGGCCAGGGCGGTCACCAGCGTCGTGGCCACAATGCGGGAGGTGAGCTTCGTCTTCATGCGGGCGGGCTCCTAGCGGGTCGGTCGTCGTACCGCCGTTGCGGTGTGATCACCAACTTAGGAATTCCGGCCGTACGTCACGATCCGGCAGCCTGGCCGTTCGGTACGGGTGCCCACTCCCCTGTGCCGGTAGCGCCTGCTGTACCTGACCGGCCCCGACCTCGGCCAACACCGCCGAAATCAGGGCCCGGTGACGGTACGTCGGATCGGTCAGGTGCGGCGTCGCGCGTCGTCGAGGTAGCGCAGGACCGCCGCGACCCGCCGGTCCACCTGGTCGGCGGGCGACAGGTCGAGCTTGGCGAAGATGCTGCGGATGTGCTTGTGGACGGCGCCGTCCGTGACGACGAGCCGTTCCGCTATGGCGCCGTTGCCCAGTCCCTCCGCCATCAGCCCGAGCACGTCGCGCTCGCGCGGGCTGAGCCGCTCCAGGCGGGTGTCCTGGCGGCTGCGGGTGAAGAGCTGCGCGACGACCTCCGGGTCGATGGCCGTGCCCCCGGCCGCCACTCGGTTCAGCGCGTCCAGGAACTCCTCGACCCTCCCGACCCGTTCCTTCAGCATGTAGCCGAGTCCCGTGACCCCGCCGACGAGCAACTCCGTGGCGAAGGAGTGCTCGACGTACGCCGAAAGGACGAGCACCGCCAGATCGGGCCTGCGCCGCCGGGCCTCGACGGCCGCGACGATCCCCTCGTCGGTGTGCGTCGGCGGCATCCGTACGTCGAGGATGGCGACATCGGGCTTGTGGGTGTCGATGGCGTCGAGGATGCCGTCGGCGGTACCGGCGGTGGCCACCACGTCGAGGCCCTCGGCGCGCAGCAGCAGCGCGAGCCCCTCCCGCAGCAACGGGTCGTCCTCGGCGATCACAATCCGCATGGCATGTCCACCTTGAGAGTCGTCGGGCCGCCGGGCGGGCTGGCCAGGTCGAGGGTGCCGTCGTGGGCCGCGATCCGGCGGCGGATGCCGGTGAGCCCGGAGCCGCCGGCCTCGTCGGCTCCGCCACGGCCGTCGTCGGTGATGTCCAGTCGCAGTCGGCCGCCACGGCTGCGGACTGTGACGGTGGCGCTCGTCGCCCCGCTGTGCTTGGCGATGTTGGTCAGCGTCTCGGCGACCACGAAGTAGGCGCTGGCCTCCACGGACGCGGCGCACCGCTCGGGTGCCTCGACGTCGATCCGGCAGGGCACCGGGCAGCTCGCGGCGAGGCCGGTGAGCGCGCCTTCGAGGCCGCGGTCGGCCAGTACGGGCGGCAGGATGCCCCGGGCGACCGAGCGCAGTTCGGAGAGTGCCTGCTCGGCGGCGCTCTGGGCCCGTTCGAGGAGTTCGTCGGCGCCCGCCGGATCGCGGGCCACCATCCGGCGGGCCGCGCCGAGCAGCACGGTGACGGTGACGAGCCGGTTCTGGGTGCCGTCGTGCAACGAGCGCTCGATGCGCCGCAGTTCGGTGGCGTGCGCGTCCAGGGCGGCGGCCCGGGTGGCGGTGAGTTCCGCGACGCGCAGGGACAGGTCGGTGTCGGGACCGGCCGCGAGGAGAGCCCGTCCCGGCCGCGCCTGGAGCCGTGCCATGCCTGGGGTGAGGCCCACGATGATGGCGATCCAGCCGAGCCCCAGCAAAGTCACGGCCAGGGCGTCGGGCCAGCCCTGGGCATGGCCGAGGCCCACGGACGTGCTGGTCGCGTTCTCCGGCATGAAGCGCCAGTACAGCGGGAACATCGCGTCGCGTACGGCCATCAGCGGCAGCAGCAGCGCGATCAGGCCGAGCAGCAGCCCGAGCGTGGCGTGCCGGGTCAGCCAGCGCAGCTCCGCCCGGGTGGTCGGGTCGACCAGGGCGAGCCGCAGCCGGGCCGGGGCCGGGTCGGGCCCGATGATCTCGGGACCCCACCGGGCGAGCCGGTGGCGTTCACGGTCGGCGAGGGAGTGCAGGGCGCGCAGCGCGGCGGGGGCCATGAGCAGTCCGACGCCCACGACGGACGTCACCGCGGCGACGGCCAGCCAGAACAGCACGGCCAGCGCCAGCATCGCGGTCCCCAGCCCGCCGATGAGCTGTCCGAGCGCGGCGCCCGCGGCCTCGGCGGTCCGGATCGCGCTCGCCATGATCCCGGGCTGTCCCGCGCCCGCGTCGACCGGCTCGTCGTGCCGGGTCGAGATCGACATCTGCTCCTCCTCTCTGCCTCGCCAACAGCCCTGTGCGAGCGGCCGGTTCACTCTCGATGAGGAGCGTAGAGGTACAGCCTGCTGTACCCCGAGTCGGGCTGCTGGCGGGCTCGGCCGCACAGGGTGCTGATCCGTAACTTCGGTGATGTCAGCGGGACCCGCCCCAGGGTCCGGAGAGTTCGAAGAATCCGAAGAGGGACAGCGATGGCCACCATGGACCCCTACCGCCTCACCAGCGGCGTCGAGAGCACGGACCCGGCGAAGACCGACGTCACCCGCAACGACGTCGGGCGTACGGTGCTCTGGCTGGTGCTGGTCATCAGCACCGTCGGCAACATGGTGGCCTCCTACGGCGTCGCCTCCACCGAGATGCACCTGGCCTGCGGCGTCGTCACCGCGCTGTGCGTGACCGCGCTCGTCACCCGCCACCTGCGGGGCCGGCGATGAGCGGCGTCCAGGCGGGAGCCGGCCACCCGAGGGCGACCCGAACCGCTCCGGCCATCGAGCTGGTGAACGTCAGCAAGACGTACGCGGGAGGCGTCCACGCCCTCGACGACGTGTCGCTGGCCGTGGAGCACGGCACGTTCCTCGCCGTGATGGGTCCCTCGGGGTCCGGCAAGAGCACGCTGATGCACTGCGCCGCCGGCCTCGACTCACCGACCTCGGGCAGCATCCGTATCGGCGGCCAGGAGATCGGCGGACTGAACGAGACGCGCCGCACCGAACTGCGCCGCGAGCACATCGGGTTCGTGTTCCAGTCCTACAACCTGGTCCCCGCCCTGAGCATCGCCGACAACATCACGCTGCCGCTGCGCCTGGCGGGGCGGGCCCCCGACCGGGAGTGGCTGGGGGCACTGGTCGAGCGGGTCGGTCTCGCCGACCGGCTGTCGCACCGGCCCGCCGAACTCTCCGGCGGCCAGCAGCAACGGGCCGCGATCGTACGGGCGTTGGTGGCCAAGCCGGCCGTCGTGTTCGCCGACGAGCCGACCGGAGCGCTGGATCTGCGCAGCGCCCACGAGGTGCTCGGCCTGCTGCGCGAACTCGTCGACGAACTGCGCCAGACAGTGGTGATGGTCACCCACGACCCGGCCGCCGCCGCCCAGGCGCACCACGCGGTGGTGATGGCCGACGGCCGGGTGGTCGAGCGCCTGTACCAGCCCACCGCACCCGAACTGGCCGACCGTCTCGTCAAGCTCGGAGAGGTCTAGAACCATGCTGTATCTCGCGGTCCGGATGGCCGGACACCGGATCACCGCCCTGCTGGCGGTGGCGTGCGCGGTCCTCGGCGGAGCGGCCCTCATCACCGGCACCGGTGTGATGGCCGAGTCCGGGTTCCGCTCCCAGCTGCCGGCCGGGCGCCTGGCCGGCGCGCAGGTCGTGGTCTCCACCGAACAGAGCTTCAACACGGGCCCCGACCTGCCGATCGCGTTCACGGAGCGCGGCGCGGTCCCGGCCGAGCTGGTCGACGAGCTGGCCCAACTGCCCGGCGTCACCGCGGCGGTCGGCGACATCGGCTTCCCCGCCGGCCTCATCGACGCCGACGGCCGGGTCGTACCGACCGAGGACCCGCGGACGGCCGGGCACGGCTGGTCCTCGACCAAGCTGCTCGTGGACGCGAAGGTCGACGGCTCCGCTCCGGCCGGCTCCGGCGAGGTCGCCCTCGACAGCGCCACGGCCGCCACCGCCGGAGTCCGGGTGGGCGACAGCGTCAAGGTCGCCGCCGCCGGCCGGGCCGCCGCCGCGTACCGCGTCACGGCGCTGGTCGACGCACCGGACGCCGGAATCCTCTTCGCCGACCCGACGGCCGTACGGCTGTCCGGCCGCGCCGACGGAGAGCGCGCCGGGACCGTGGACCTGGTGGCCCTGCGCACCGAGCCCGGCGCCGAGGCCTCGGTGGCCGCAGCTGCCCGCGAGAAGATCAAGGACACCGGCAAGAAGACGGCCGCCCGCAAGGACACCGAGGCCGCCGCCCCCCTGATCGTCTCCACCGGCTCCGAGCGCGGCGACATCGCCTCTCCCGGCGCGGGCGCCGCCCGTTCCCTGCTGATCCTGCTGGCCAGTTCGCTCGCCGGGGTCATCATGCTGGTCATCGGGTTCGTGCTGGCGAGCGCGCTCGCCGTGTCGATCGGCGGCCAGCGCCGCGACCTGGCCCTGATGCGGGCCGTCGGCGCAACTCCCCGGCAGATCAGGCGACTTGCGGCCGGGCAGGCGTCCGTCATCGCCGCCGTGGCGGTCGTGCCCGGGGTCGGCCTCGGCTATCTGCTGGCCGGCCGGTTCCGGCGGCTGCTGGTCGACCGCGAGGTGATCCCGGAGGCCCTGCCGCTCACGTTCAGTCCGCTGCCCGCGCTCGCCACCGTCCTGCTCCTCGGCCTCGCCGTGCAGGTGTCGGCCCGCAGCGCCGCGTGGCGCACCTCGCGCATGCCGGCCACCGAGGCGGTCGCCGAGTCGCGCAGCGAACCCCGCACCCCGTCGAAGACGCGGGCCCGCTGCGGGCTGCTGCTGATCGTCGCCGCCACCACGCTGTCGGTCGTACCGCTGCTGAGCCGTACGGTCCTCGGCGCGACGGCCACCTCCATGGCCGGGATCATCGGCGCGATCGGCCTGGCCCTGGCGGGACCCGCCCTGGTCCGGGGCATCGGCGACGCGGCGGGCCGGCGGCTGCGGCCCGGGGTCTCGGCACCGACCTGGCTCGCGGTGTCCAACATCCGCGGATACGCGCTGCGGCTCTCGGGGGTCGTCAGTGCCCTGGCCATGGCGGTCGTGTTCGTCCTGACCTACACGCTGGCCCAGACGACGGTCATGAGCGCCACCGCACAGGACACCCGCACCGGCACCCTCGCCCAGCAGCGCCTGACCGCGCCGGGCCTCGGCGGCCTGCCCGCCGGCACCCTCGCCGCCGTCACCAGGACCTCGGGCGTCGAGGCGGCGGCCCCGGTCAGCGACACCACCGTGATCCGGGAGTACAAGCAGTTCGGTGACCCGGTCGTCGAAGCCGCCTCGGCGATGATCCTGACCCCGGCCGCGTCGGACGTCCTCGACCTCGGCGTACGGGACGGCAGCCTGGCCCGCCTCGAGGGCGACACGGTCGCCGTCAGCACCGAGGTCGCCCGCTCCCCCGGCTCGGGACTCGGCAGCCGCATCACCGTGGTCCTCGGGGACGGCACCCGGGTCAGCCCCAAGGTCGTCGCCGTCTACGACCGCGGCCTCGGCTTCGGCCCGCTCGCCCTCTCCCACGACCTGGCCAAGGGCCACACCACCGCGGGCCTCGACCAGAGCATCCTCGTCCGCACCGACGGCAGCGAGACGTCCCGGCGCGCTCTCACGGCCCTCGCCGCGGGCCGCCCGGGCCTGGCCCTCACGCCCACCGACACCGGATCGGGCGACAGCCTGAGCGACGCCCCGCCCACGGTCTGGATCAACCTGGCCCTCATCGTCGTACTCCTCGGCTATCTCCTCCTCAGCATCGCCAACAAGCTGGTCGCCACCACCGCCCAGCGGCAGGGCGAGATCGCCACGCTCCGCCTCAACGGCACCACACCGCGCCAGATCCTCGCGATGATGCGCCGCGAGGCCGCGGTGATCGGGGTCGCCGCCGTCACCACCGGCCTGCTGCTGTCCGCGATCCCCCTCGCGCTGCTCGGCATCGGCTTCCTGGACCGGCCGTGGCCCGCGGGCCCGGTGTGGCTGCTCCCCGCGGTCGCCCTGACCGTGATCTGCACGGCCTTCGTCACGGTCGAACTCCCCACCCGCCAGGCACTGCGCACGGCACCCGCCCATGCGCTGTCCGCCCGCGAATAGCGCGGAGCGCCACGACGACGGAAGCGGGAGTACGGGCGGACGCGCGGCCAGGACGATCCGGCCGGGCGTCCGCCCGTACTCCCGCTTCCGAACCAGCCCCTCAGCGCCTCCGCAGCTCGCCCTTGACGACCTTGCCGCTCGCGTTGCGCGGCAGTTCGCCCACGAACTCCACCGTCCTGGGCACCTTGTAGTTCGCCATCTCCCGTCGGGCCCAGGCGATGAGGTCGTCCGCGGTCGCCACGGCCCCCGGCCGCCGTACGACGTACGCCCTGCCGACCTCGCCGAGCCGGTCG of the Streptomyces aurantiacus genome contains:
- a CDS encoding LLM class F420-dependent oxidoreductase, yielding MQLPVQSQSTLYAEAWEADAGPGDLVEIARAADVSGFAYLASCDHVAIPRRLASAMSTVWYDPVATLAFLASVTERVRLLSHVAVVGLRHPLATAKQYATLDHLSGGRLILGVGAGHVQEEFEALGVDFERRGAVLDECVDALRAALGPDEFPSHHGKLYDFEGLGQRPRPAQERVPVWVGGSSPAAVRRAAVKGDGWLPQGDPRERLPEQIARIGRLREEAGIADPLTVGAITEPLYVGEPDWAVGRRTLTGAPEALAESLRAYRAMGVHQIQVRFRSRSRAELTDQMAAFGTEVAPLL
- a CDS encoding amidohydrolase family protein, yielding METFPKIISVDDHTVEPPDVWRDRLPSKYQDQGPRVVRAPLKEMTFLGGKFAPVMGSPGDDGPIGDWWVYEDLHRPLTRLDTAVGYDRDEIKLEVITYEQMRPGSYDVPQRLADMDVNHVQSALCFPTFPRFCGQTFTEAKDRELGLLSVRAYNDWMVDEWCGPDARGRLIPLTLIPLWDAELAAREVRRNAARGVRAVAFSEIPPHLGLPSVHTDDWDPFFAACDETGTVIAMHIGSSSRMPSTSADAPPAVGSTITFANCCFSMVDWLMSGKFERFPNLKVMYAEGQIGWIPYILERADVVWEENRGWGGVADKVHRPPSELFTEHVYGCFFDDAFGLKNLDAIGVGNVLYETDYPHSDSTWPKSREVGEAQMGHLDADVVDRIVRRNAIELLGLTRDGLWAGPGGAR
- a CDS encoding AfsR/SARP family transcriptional regulator, which encodes MDGVPRVPEQRRPEESASLRFSVLGPVRAWRGADSLPTGSPQQRALLAALLLREGRTATAGELIDALWGEEPPSQALAALRTYASRLRKVLDPDVLVSDAGGYAIRSLHDGALDLAVAQELATDAEKARNSCDLCHARALLNKALNLWDGEALASVPGPYAETQRTRLEEWRLQLLESRLDMDLEQGCHAEAVSELTALTATHPLRERLRELLMLALYRSGRQAEALAAYADTRRLLADELGVDPRPGLQELQQRILQADPGLAEPSAPLVPETAATPVRPAQLPATVPDFTGRASFVSELSEVLSAASAAEGRVMAVSALAGIGGVGKTTLAVHVAHRARAAFPDGQLYVDLQGAGGRAAEPETVLGAFLRALGTADSAIPDSLEERAALYRSTLDGLRVLVLLDNARDAAQVRPLLPGTEGCAALVTSRVRMVDLAGAHLVDLDVMSPEEALQLFTKIVGAERVASERQSALDVVAACGFLPLAIRIAASRLAARRTWTVSVLAAKLADERRRLDELQAGDLAVKATFELGYGQLEPAQARAFRLLGLADGPDISLAAAAAVLDLSTEDTEDVLESLVDTSLLESAAPGRYRYHDLVRLYARACAERDEQPPGERAAAMSRLLDFYLATASGVYAIERPGDLLVDHLETTEYPGLRFTEGGAALDWLYTEASPLLACVRQSAGTELLPRAVDLLWAAKDLTESGANSHQYETTARAMCDATRAAGDARAEGRARTTLTNVLLVSGRIQQAAEQAQLAMDLAATARDAMAMSWAANDRGLTFLHQEQFASGKPYFERSIEGYGAIGNRPLEALSLCNLSRAHLGMGNITMAVEIAQRALATYLEIGQTLRLANGHFTLGIALTRAGRHSEALSQFSDALSVFGSHRQRLWEGTTNFRMAEAHLAARRPAQAAQHAEQALALGCIGGDRMQGIVLTLLGRALTMLGQVDRARACWREALNLLEQNGGAVQAEEVRALLTPAKAA
- a CDS encoding serine hydrolase domain-containing protein; its protein translation is MKTKLTSRIVATTLVTALAGIGLTLPAAGATGQAAKPTLNKTHGKTHDKALQADVNAILRTGTVGVVAQSTGPRGSRYANAGVADKATGAAARSGDRFRMASASKTFVATVVLQLVGEGRLSLDDSVEHWLPGVVSGNGNDGSRITVRQLLQHTSGLFNYTADFAPLTSVDAYQAGRYTTWTPEQLVGIAMRHAPEFEPGDKWSYSNTNYILAGMIIEKVTGHSWEQQVTKRIIRPLGLRDTSAPTTDTRIPGRHLHGYSDFGKTGPTIDTTVFNPSAAGAAGAVIGTTADLTRFYQALLGGRLLRSAELKEMKTTVRTPDLDVVWPGASYGLGLMRVPLTCGGSYYSHAGDLPGSTTRNGISPDGRRVVVLHATGDGASDLSTEQAQSDLIDGELCA
- a CDS encoding response regulator transcription factor: MRIVIAEDDPLLREGLALLLRAEGLDVVATAGTADGILDAIDTHKPDVAILDVRMPPTHTDEGIVAAVEARRRRPDLAVLVLSAYVEHSFATELLVGGVTGLGYMLKERVGRVEEFLDALNRVAAGGTAIDPEVVAQLFTRSRQDTRLERLSPRERDVLGLMAEGLGNGAIAERLVVTDGAVHKHIRSIFAKLDLSPADQVDRRVAAVLRYLDDARRRT